The segment TCGAGGTCCAGATCTCCTTCGGATGCCAGACCTTCAGGAACAGCGTCAGCGAGCCCATCGACACCAGCGCGGCGATCACGTCCACCAGCCACGGTCCGTGGTAGTTGGACACCAGGAACTGCGGGATCGCAAAGCTCACGCCCGCCACCAGGATCGCCGGCCAGATCGCCAGCATGCCGCGGAAGCCGGCAAAGGCCCAGATCAGCCAGAACGGCACGATTACGGAGAAGAACGGCAGCTGGCGGCCGATCATGGCCGACAGGTCGAGCAGGTCCAGCCCGGTCACCGACGCCAGGCCGATGATCGGGGCGCCCAGCGCGCCGTAGGCCACCGGCGCCGTGTTGGCGATCAGCGCCAGGCCCGAGGCGGCCAGCGGCGAGAAGCCCAGGCCGATCAGGATGGCGCCGGTCACGGCCACCGGTGTGCCGAAGCCGGCCGCGCCCTCGAAGAAGGCGCCGAAGCTGAACGCCACCAGCAGCAGCTGCAAGCGGCGGTCCTCGGTGATGCCGGAGATCGAGTTCTGCAAGACCTTGAATGACCCGTTAAGGGTTGTCAGCCGGTGCAGGAAGATGATGTTCAGCACGATCCAGCCGATCGGGAACAGCCCGGACACGATGCCCAGCCCCGCTGCCTTGCCGGCCATTGCCGCCGGCATGCCGAACACCGTGGAGGCGACCACGATGCCGATCAGCAACGCCAGCCCCGCCGCCAGGTGGGCCTGCATATGAAAGAACGCCAGCGCTGCCAGCAGCACGGCGACGGGAACGCCCGCGGCAATGGTCGACAGCGCCATATTGCCTAGCGGGTCATAGACTTGACTCCACACGATCGATGTCCTCCTCAGGTTGGCTCAGGCGCCGGGACGATCTGCGTGCCCTCGGCGCCGTGCATGCGCTTTGCCCCGGCGAGCGGCATCCGCCGCGCGCGGGAAAGAACCAGCGATTGTAGGAACGGGTTCCGTGTTCGCTGTCGTATATTGCGTCATGCCTGGCATGAGCCACATTCAGGGATCAGGGTTTCCCTGGGGGGCATTGCGGCGCACGTGGTGCCTTCCAGGCACTCCGGCGAGAGTACTCTAAACGGCGCCTGTTGCAAAAGTCTGCGTGCCTGCCACCGGCTTGCATGACCGGCCCGGCAGCCATGCCGGGACTGGCATAAGCGCCGGCGCTCGGCGCATACTGGCGGGCGTCATGCCGCAGGCGCGCTGCCGCCCGCATCCAACCATTGAATGAGGCTGCCCATGACCGAATTCCTTCCCCCCTGGCCTTTGCTGACCGCATTCGTGCTGGCCAGCCTGGCGCTGGCCATCACGCCCGGCCCGGCCGTGGTCTATATCGTCACGCGCACGCTGGCGCAGGGCCGGCAGGCCGGGCTGGCCTCGATCGGCGCGGTGGCGCTGGGCAACCTGGGCAACGCGATCGGCGCCTCGCTGGGGCTGGCGGTGCTGTTCTCGGTATCGGCGCTGGCGTTTTCGGTGGTCAAGTACGCAGGGGCGGCCTACCTGATCTGGCTGGGCATCCGCGCCTTGCGTGGCGGCGCCGCGGCGGCTGACGGCGGCACGGTTGAAGCAGCGCCACGCAGCCTGCGCCAGGTGGTGCGCGACGGCTTCGTGGTGGCGCTGCTCAATCCCAAGACCGCGATCTTCTTTGCCGCCTTCCTGCCGCAGTTCATGAACCCGGCAGGCTCGGCGCTGACGCAGAGCCTGGCACTGGGCGTGGCCTTCGTGCTGATCGCCGCGACCACGGACGCCTGCTACGTGATGGCCGCCGCCGCGGTGATGCCGGCACTGCGCCGCGCCGGCAGGGCGCGCGCGCTCGGCCGCTACCTGACCGGCGCGGCGT is part of the Cupriavidus necator genome and harbors:
- a CDS encoding LysE family translocator; the encoded protein is MTEFLPPWPLLTAFVLASLALAITPGPAVVYIVTRTLAQGRQAGLASIGAVALGNLGNAIGASLGLAVLFSVSALAFSVVKYAGAAYLIWLGIRALRGGAAAADGGTVEAAPRSLRQVVRDGFVVALLNPKTAIFFAAFLPQFMNPAGSALTQSLALGVAFVLIAATTDACYVMAAAAVMPALRRAGRARALGRYLTGAAFIGLGVFTAASGSRAAK